One Kitasatospora sp. NBC_01287 DNA window includes the following coding sequences:
- a CDS encoding ComEC/Rec2 family competence protein, with protein MSDNLTQVSGHVPDGDTASLGITILDVGHGNSAVVHDGDLCAVIDAGRSGTVPQAELERRKVSRMVHLVLSHGDEDHIGGSPALLLDDAFTIGTVWMNPDWRKDTAIWKRLQMAVMMRKRRGGLDGHQMITTETGQVLRCGRARLEVLHPDITMVLGGSTSQPSQHGSLTSNSTSVVIRVHLDGQPVALLAADVDAAGLAHIVDSKQELSASVLVFPHHGGLPGSSRAPREFARNLTQLVSPDLVVFSIGGGLRPRNPHPEIVAGVREAAPEAHIACTQLSAHCHDKDQQVAAHHLAQRPAAGRGGGRCCAGTISVTADAGELSFDPPLKNHRDFVTASVDSAQCRVPLPLPRQRSAARAVTQPKPSKTPKA; from the coding sequence GTGAGCGACAACCTCACCCAGGTCAGTGGCCACGTACCGGACGGCGACACTGCTTCCCTTGGTATCACCATCCTCGACGTCGGGCACGGCAACTCGGCAGTGGTCCACGACGGAGACCTGTGCGCGGTCATTGACGCCGGGCGTTCAGGCACGGTTCCGCAGGCGGAGCTGGAACGCCGGAAAGTCTCAAGGATGGTCCACCTGGTGCTCTCCCATGGGGATGAGGATCATATCGGCGGATCGCCTGCCTTATTGCTCGACGACGCGTTCACTATCGGCACCGTCTGGATGAATCCGGACTGGCGCAAGGACACGGCGATCTGGAAGCGCCTGCAGATGGCCGTCATGATGCGCAAGCGTCGGGGCGGTTTGGATGGTCATCAGATGATCACCACTGAGACAGGCCAGGTGCTTCGTTGCGGGCGGGCCAGGCTTGAGGTGCTACACCCTGACATCACCATGGTGCTCGGCGGCAGTACGAGTCAGCCGTCCCAGCACGGCTCCTTGACCAGCAATTCGACGTCCGTGGTGATCCGAGTCCACCTGGACGGGCAGCCAGTGGCCTTGCTCGCGGCTGACGTCGATGCCGCAGGGCTGGCGCACATCGTGGACTCCAAGCAGGAGCTGTCGGCGTCGGTCCTGGTCTTCCCGCACCACGGCGGCTTGCCCGGGAGTAGCCGCGCGCCGCGGGAGTTCGCCAGGAACCTCACGCAGCTGGTTTCGCCGGATCTTGTGGTCTTCTCCATCGGTGGGGGGCTTCGGCCCCGAAACCCCCACCCGGAGATTGTGGCCGGCGTCAGGGAGGCAGCCCCTGAGGCGCATATCGCCTGCACACAGTTGTCCGCCCACTGCCATGACAAGGATCAGCAGGTTGCGGCTCACCATCTGGCCCAGCGGCCCGCTGCCGGCCGGGGCGGCGGGCGCTGCTGCGCTGGAACGATCTCCGTCACCGCGGACGCCGGTGAGTTGTCCTTCGACCCGCCGTTGAAGAACCACCGCGATTTCGTGACGGCGTCGGTGGACTCGGCGCAGTGCCGCGTCCCACTGCCGCTACCGCGCCAGCGGTCCGCCGCACGCGCGGTGACGCAGCCAAAGCCGTCAAAGACCCCCAAGGCGTAG